One window from the genome of Pogoniulus pusillus isolate bPogPus1 chromosome 7, bPogPus1.pri, whole genome shotgun sequence encodes:
- the KBTBD11 gene encoding kelch repeat and BTB domain-containing protein 11 codes for MEGNGAAEEEESGAGHHAPPPAPPPTPAAPCGFSSSLCFSAAAAEPQQPADGGRVVESQWEINNSGGQPQEEDEEAVGPRDRPAEEPDLVIEVSGRRIRAHKSVLAAKSDYFRARASRDVLRVKGVSYGALRLLIDYVYTARMGEVRHDNLAEVVSGARVLQMPCALHCAAEAMRAQLRLDNCYQLLCLAKKQRLAELREAAYRFMSDHYLEVLREPSVYGRLSGTERDLILQRRMEAGRPCLLVAEVSDAFERPGGGSRPQSRESSRPQSPSSVVSLEESSSLIHCYQEGSGEWRVLTRLPEEANAKGCAMCVLHNYLFLAGGITSGGEPRARLSDKVFCYNPLTDTWSQVRPLAQARSQLKLLALDGYIYAVGGECLFTVERYDPRADRWSPVAPLPKGAFAVAHEATTCNGEIYVSGGSLFYRLLKYDPKRDEWQECPYNSSRRRSADMVAFKSFIYRFDVSSSRGGEQGPGGGTGGGVEVFRYNTVAKRWSQCASLRPSSGPVQPFRCAPLGNIIYCVNRTGTLRFSLAQDGEVEADGGLKGTFDTELLKPPLDVKGVLLPFVLTLPERMDRAGDQEGSLPL; via the coding sequence ATGGAAGGCAACGGCgcggcggaggaggaggagagcggGGCCGGCCACCACGCCCCGCCGCCGGCGCCGCCGCCCACCCCCGCCGCTCCCTGCGGCTTCAGCTCCTCCCTCTGCTTCAGCGCCGCTGCTGCCGAGCCGCAGCAGCCTGCCGACGGCGGGCGGGTGGTGGAGAGCCAGTGGGAGATCAACAACAGCGGCGGCCAGCctcaggaggaggatgaggaggcagTGGGGCCGCGGGACCGGCCGGCAGAGGAGCCCGACCTGGTGATAGAGGTGTCGGGGCGTCGCATCCGGGCGCACAAGTCAGTGCTGGCAGCCAAGAGTGACTACTTTCGTGCCCGTGCCTCCCGGGATGTGCTGCGAGTGAAGGGCGTGAGCTACGGGGCCCTGCGGCTTCTCATCGACTACGTGTACACGGCCCGCATGGGCGAGGTGCGGCACGACAACCTGGCCGAGGTGGTGAGCGGTGCCCGCGTCCTCCAGATGCCTTGTGCCCTGCACTGCGCCGCCGAGGCCATGCGCGCCCAGCTCCGCCTCGACAACTGCTAccagcttctctgcctggcCAAGAAGCAGCGGCTGGCGGAGCTGCGTGAGGCTGCCTACCGCTTCATGAGTGACCACTACCTGGAGGTGCTGCGGGAGCCCAGCGTCTATGGCCGCCTCAGTGGCACGGAGCGGGACCTCATCCTGCAGCGACGCATGGAAGCCGGCCGGCCCTGCTTGCTGGTGGCTGAAGTCAGCGATGCCTTTGAGAGACCGGGTGGCGGCAGCCGGCCGCAGAGTCGTGAGAGCAGTCGGCCGCAGAGCCCCTCTTCTGTGGTCtccctggaggagagcagctccctcATCCACTGCTACCAGGAGGGTAGCGGCGAGTGGAGGGTGCTGACGCGCCTACCCGAGGAGGCGAATGCCAAGGGCTGCGCCATGTGTGTCCTCCACAACTACCTCTTCCTAGCAGGGGGCATCACGTCGGGTGGCGAGCCCCGGGCCCGCCTTTCTGACAAGGTCTTCTGCTACAACCCCCTCACTGACACCTGGAGCCAGGTGCGGCCGCTGGCTCAGGCCCGCTCGCAGCTTAAGCTTCTGGCCCTGGACGGTTACATCTACGCTGTGGGGGGTGAATGCCTCTTCACTGTGGAGAGGTACGACCCGCGGGCTGACCGGTGGAGCCCCGTGGCACCCTTGCCCAAGGGAGCCTTTGCTGTCGCTCACGAGGCCACCACTTGCAATGGGGAGATCTATGTCTCCGGAGGCTCCCTCTTCTACCGCCTGCTCAAGTACGACCCTAAACGCGATGAGTGGCAGGAGTGCCCTTACAACAGCAGCCGCCGGCGCTCTGCTGACATGGTGGCCTTCAAGAGCTTCATCTACCGCTTCGATGTGAGCAGCAGCCGCGGTGGGGAGCAGGGCCCCGGTGGGGGGACTGGCGGCGGTGTTGAAGTTTTCCGGTACAACACGGTGGCCAAACGCTGGAGCCAGTGTGCCAGCCTGCGGCCCAGCAGTGGCCCCGTCCAGCCCTTTCGCTGTGCTCCCTTGGGCAACATCATCTACTGTGTCAACCGGACTGGCACCCTGCGCTTCAGCCTAGCCCAGGATGGTGAGGTGGAAGCAGATGGTGGGCTTAAGGGCACCTTTGACACAGAGCTTCTTAAACCACCCTTGGATGTGAAGGGTGTCCTCTTACCTTTTGTACTCACCCTGCCTGAGAGGATGGACAGAGCAGGGGACCAGGAGGGCTCACTCCCACTGTGA